CGTATTGATGATCTTTACGGTAGGGATCGTCCCTTTTTTAAAATGGATGTGGCGGATAGGAACAAAGTGGATTGTCGGGCTGGGGCTGCTCTTTATCGTCAACCGTTTCGGACAGGAGTACGGTCTTTACGTTCCGATGAATCCGGTGACGACCGGGATTGCAGGGATTCTCGGGATCCCGGGCACGGCAGCATTGATCTTTATTTTCAGAGTATA
The window above is part of the Jeotgalibacillus aurantiacus genome. Proteins encoded here:
- a CDS encoding pro-sigmaK processing inhibitor BofA family protein, whose amino-acid sequence is MIWLWGAGTLITVLMIFTVGIVPFLKWMWRIGTKWIVGLGLLFIVNRFGQEYGLYVPMNPVTTGIAGILGIPGTAALIFIFRV